From Myxosarcina sp. GI1, the proteins below share one genomic window:
- a CDS encoding alpha-keto acid decarboxylase family protein: MPQLAPHIFELLHQQGVQHSFGIPGDFALTLYDALAESKIEPIVMTHEPCVGFAADAYSRIRGLGLAVVTYSVGGLNMVNAVAGAYAEKSPLVILSGSPGVRERQEKKLLHHKVKTFDTQRRVYSEITLYTALLDDPATADVQIHRAIDYATTFKRPVYLEIPRDMVYAEIEEAKHLPPPIKQTVPEALLEVIAETLEMLHAARSPVLMVGVELHRFGLQDKAVSLAEKLGIPVCSTMLGKSVFPEKHPQYIGIYNGEAGDPYVRDTVEESDCLLMLGVFMTDINLGMFSSHLEPKRTVYATSESIAIKHHEYRNVLFADFVTGLADSKNLPSYDLASISAMQPRVAPAYGNISMSGLLYELNQFIDRHTLLITDVGDTLFAADDVQMHEGTSYLCPAFYAGMGFAIPGVIGAQLADPFRRAIALVGDGAFQMTGMELLTARRLGLKPIVIVVNNGSYTSLRSMAHERADFVKISSMNYAQFANLLGGGGFIVETGAQLRQALQQARASENFSIIDVRLLPEDISPAMQRLSDLFAKTLKG, encoded by the coding sequence ATGCCCCAATTAGCACCACACATTTTTGAACTACTGCACCAACAAGGAGTACAACACTCTTTTGGAATTCCAGGAGACTTTGCTCTAACTCTTTACGATGCCCTGGCAGAAAGCAAAATTGAACCCATCGTCATGACTCACGAACCCTGTGTTGGCTTTGCAGCCGATGCTTACTCTCGCATTCGCGGCTTGGGATTGGCTGTTGTTACCTATAGTGTTGGTGGGTTAAATATGGTTAATGCCGTAGCGGGGGCTTACGCTGAAAAATCACCCTTAGTGATTTTAAGTGGCAGTCCTGGTGTTAGAGAAAGACAAGAAAAAAAATTGCTGCATCATAAAGTAAAAACTTTCGATACCCAAAGACGAGTTTACTCAGAAATTACACTTTATACTGCACTCTTAGACGATCCTGCTACTGCCGACGTGCAAATTCATCGCGCGATCGACTACGCTACAACTTTTAAGCGTCCAGTTTACTTAGAAATTCCTCGCGATATGGTGTACGCAGAAATTGAAGAAGCCAAACACTTACCACCACCAATTAAGCAAACAGTACCCGAAGCACTACTAGAGGTAATAGCAGAGACTTTAGAGATGCTGCATGCGGCTCGATCGCCAGTATTAATGGTTGGTGTAGAATTACATCGCTTTGGTTTACAAGATAAAGCAGTTTCCTTAGCAGAAAAACTTGGTATTCCAGTATGTTCGACCATGTTAGGTAAGTCGGTGTTCCCTGAAAAACATCCGCAATATATTGGCATTTACAACGGAGAGGCTGGCGATCCTTACGTACGCGACACAGTAGAAGAATCAGACTGCTTGCTAATGCTAGGGGTATTTATGACCGATATTAATTTAGGCATGTTTAGCTCTCATCTAGAGCCAAAGCGCACTGTTTATGCTACTTCCGAAAGTATTGCCATCAAACATCATGAGTATCGTAACGTACTGTTTGCAGATTTTGTCACGGGTTTGGCTGATAGTAAAAATTTACCCAGTTACGATTTAGCTTCAATCTCAGCAATGCAACCAAGGGTAGCTCCTGCTTACGGCAATATCTCCATGAGTGGCTTACTATACGAACTCAATCAATTTATCGATCGTCATACTTTGTTAATAACAGATGTCGGAGATACTTTGTTTGCAGCCGATGATGTCCAGATGCACGAAGGAACGTCATATTTATGCCCTGCTTTCTACGCTGGTATGGGTTTTGCCATTCCAGGAGTTATTGGGGCGCAATTAGCCGATCCATTTCGCAGAGCGATCGCGCTGGTAGGAGATGGAGCATTTCAGATGACAGGTATGGAACTGTTAACAGCTAGGCGATTGGGTCTAAAGCCAATAGTCATTGTAGTTAATAATGGCTCGTACACTTCTTTGCGTTCGATGGCTCACGAACGAGCAGATTTTGTTAAAATTTCGAGCATGAACTACGCTCAGTTTGCTAATTTACTGGGCGGTGGCGGATTTATCGTTGAAACTGGCGCACAACTACGACAAGCATTACAGCAAGCTCGTGCGAGTGAAAATTTTAGCATTATTGATGTACGCCTGTTACCCGAAGATATTTCCCCTGCAATGCAGCGATTGAGCGATTTATTTGCCAAAACTTTAAAAGGATAG
- a CDS encoding gamma-glutamyltransferase — translation MPRKVVIASDAQIVVDAGAAVADRGGNAVDAAIAATLTSMCTNLGIIAPGASGFITIWREGEEPTVIDAYAEMPGRGLDSVKFGSGMQEAFFDYGGGTSTMVGYGSVATPGIFAGLNLAAEKYGDLPWSEIVAPAQQQVIKGFPLSAVTAKYFSYTHQVIFGWHPDSYSAIHKADGSHLSSSDLVRLPELARSLELIAERGVDVLYGGELGKKITAEIQANQGLLTLEDLKCYRAIERSPITIEFGDWEIATNPAPAVGGTCLAAMLLLLDKRSHQEWNAQTVKEIAEIQQAVLQYRSNYLEGVSEELIEKEAVRLLEMAAKDDWQQLTKSPSTIHISAVDSDGLACSISASSGYGSGVMPGGTGLWLNNSLGELELHPQGLHDLSPGTRLTSNMAPTICRHTDGSVLAIGSPGASRITTAIAQVLFNFISLDLSLERAISHPRLHFEVFNQSPAIAFETGLNVETLDLSTRQFEKLSMYFGGVQAALWSSTNGLTAAADPRRTGGIAWGEN, via the coding sequence ATGCCACGAAAAGTTGTTATTGCCTCGGATGCTCAAATTGTAGTAGATGCTGGTGCTGCCGTAGCCGATCGCGGAGGTAATGCAGTTGATGCGGCGATCGCTGCAACTTTAACTTCTATGTGTACCAACCTCGGTATTATTGCTCCTGGTGCTAGCGGCTTTATTACTATCTGGCGCGAAGGCGAAGAGCCAACTGTTATCGATGCCTACGCCGAGATGCCAGGAAGAGGTTTGGACTCGGTAAAGTTTGGCAGTGGGATGCAAGAGGCATTTTTTGATTATGGTGGCGGTACGAGTACGATGGTAGGCTATGGTTCTGTAGCTACCCCTGGAATATTTGCTGGGTTGAATTTGGCAGCAGAAAAATATGGCGATCTTCCCTGGTCGGAAATAGTGGCTCCAGCCCAACAGCAGGTAATTAAAGGCTTTCCTCTATCGGCAGTAACGGCAAAATACTTTTCCTATACCCATCAGGTTATTTTTGGCTGGCATCCTGATAGCTATAGTGCAATACACAAAGCCGACGGCAGCCATTTAAGCTCTAGTGATTTGGTGCGACTGCCCGAACTAGCTCGAAGTTTAGAGCTTATCGCCGAACGGGGAGTGGATGTTTTATATGGTGGCGAGTTAGGCAAAAAAATTACCGCCGAAATTCAAGCCAATCAGGGTTTATTAACTCTGGAAGATTTAAAGTGCTATCGAGCGATCGAGCGATCGCCAATAACGATAGAGTTTGGAGATTGGGAAATTGCTACCAATCCTGCTCCAGCAGTGGGAGGTACTTGTCTGGCAGCGATGCTGTTGTTGCTAGACAAGCGATCGCATCAGGAATGGAATGCCCAAACGGTAAAAGAAATAGCCGAGATCCAGCAGGCGGTATTGCAATATCGCAGTAACTATTTAGAAGGAGTCAGCGAAGAGCTAATTGAAAAAGAGGCAGTTCGATTACTAGAAATGGCGGCTAAAGACGACTGGCAACAGTTAACTAAATCTCCGTCTACGATTCATATTTCAGCAGTAGATAGTGATGGTTTGGCTTGTTCGATTTCAGCTTCTTCGGGATATGGTTCGGGGGTAATGCCTGGAGGTACGGGATTGTGGCTTAATAATTCGTTAGGCGAACTTGAGTTACATCCCCAGGGTTTACACGACTTATCCCCAGGTACTCGTCTTACTTCTAATATGGCACCGACGATATGTCGGCACACCGATGGTTCGGTGCTAGCGATTGGCTCTCCTGGGGCATCTCGCATTACTACCGCAATCGCACAAGTATTATTTAATTTTATTAGTCTGGATCTATCTTTAGAACGAGCCATATCTCACCCCCGACTGCACTTTGAAGTTTTTAACCAGTCACCTGCGATCGCGTTTGAAACTGGGTTGAACGTAGAGACACTAGATTTATCTACCCGTCAATTTGAAAAGCTTTCGATGTATTTTGGGGGAGTGCAAGCTGCTTTGTGGAGTTCTACTAATGGTTTGACCGCTGCTGCCGATCCTCGTCGTACTGGCGGCATCGCCTGGGGAGAAAATTAA